A genomic segment from Triticum dicoccoides isolate Atlit2015 ecotype Zavitan chromosome 1A, WEW_v2.0, whole genome shotgun sequence encodes:
- the LOC119269237 gene encoding uncharacterized protein LOC119269237, with product MSSQLEISQVVRSAQAAEEADEHYDPFKDPKRRPTKSKDPAWKYAFWPDLNKRLLLQCNLCGKQITSGPCRMKKHLAGGFTIVSMCTKTTPEIRKEMHDYLRTHSFSFENLDGDEGGEEGAEQEKCAASSRASNSNSNASTKRKSEGTTHLATTVAKKQGKSIADQIRKTPEEVVAERHMLKGTQKTMKDYSKKTKEQKDEVDGHVADFLYENCLPLNIVNSRSWGILLESIGQYGSDYISPTYHQVREPLLEKAKIKTDNLKGKHEVAWKEYGCSLMSDGWTDMTGRHLINFLVNSPEGTFFLGTANVSSETVDANLVAKLLSEQIDAIGPELVVQVVSDNGSNYKAADRLLMEKYPTMYWTPCAAHCLDLMLEDIGKIKEFSRCIAKAKRTTRFIYAHGKLLDLMRSLNGKQEIVRPGATRFATSFLTLASMWKQRQTLKTLFVSPQWYANRLKDSEGGKAAEATVISVSFWQSVEHCMRASQPLLRALRIADGDETLAMAEMWAAMDFAKTHIKEALAHKPNLLGQVVAIVDKRWDKQMEQKLHGAALFLNPNKFFAIKESNRRQAARLRSMFNDVLWKMVPDDEQQATISREADDYELGSECFSKPLSIKDRDKKSPRKYKFYGSLCLLVQLSYSTNCWLLWPSL from the coding sequence ATGTCCTCCCAGCTTGAGATATCCCAAGTTGTTCGATCAGCTCAAGCTGCAGAAGAAGCTGATGAGCACTATGACCCATTCAAAGATCCTAAGAGGAGGCCAACAAAGAGCAAGGATCCAGCATGGAAATATGCATTCTGGCCAGATCTTAACAAGAGATTGTTGCTGCAATGTAATTTGTGCGGCAAGCAAATTACCTCTGGACCTTGTAGGATGAAGAAACACCTTGCTGGGGGGTTTACAATTGTGAGTATGTGCACCAAAACAACCCCTGAAATTCGAAAGGAGATGCACGACTACTTGAGGACTCACTCATTCAGTTTCGAAAATCTTGATGGAGATGAAGGTGGTGAAGAAGGTGCTGAACAAGAGAAGTGTGCAGCAAGTTCAAGAgcttccaactccaactccaacgccTCCACCAAAAGGAAATCAGAGGGGACTACTCATTTGGCAACGACGGTGGCAAAGAAGCAAGGAAAGTCCATTGCAGATCAGATTCGGAAGACACCGGAAGAGGTGGTTGCTGAGAGACATATGTTAAAGGGCACTCAAAAGACCATGAAGGATTACAGCAAGAAGACAAAGGAGCAAAAAGATGAAGTAGATGGTCATGTAGCTGACTTTTTGTATGAGAATTGCCTTCCACTCAATATTGTTAATTCAAGGAGTTGGGGGATTCTATTGGAGTCTATAGGGCAGTATGGCTCTGATTATATATCTCCTACTTATCATCAAGTGAGGGAACCATTGCTTGAGAAGGCAAAGATCAAGACCGACAACTTGAAAGGGAAGCATGAAGTTGCATGGAAAGAATATGGTTGCTCACTCATGTCAGATGGCTGGACGGACATGACCGGGCGGCACTTGATCAACTTCCTTGTCAATAGTCCAGAAGGTACCTTCTTCTTAGGGACAGCCAATGTTTCTTCTGAAACAGTTGATGCAAATCTGGTGGCAAAGCTGTTGAGCGAACAAATTGATGCAATTGGCCCTGAATTGGTAGTCCAAGTAGTTAGCGATAATGGGTCTAACTACAAGGCAGCCGATAGACTTCTAATGGAAAAGTATCCTACAATGTATTGGACACCTTGTGCTGCCCACTGCTTGGATCTTATGCTAGAGGACATTGGGAAGATCAAAGAGTTCAGCCGTTGCATTGCTAAAGCAAAGAGAACAACCAGATTTATTTATGCCCATGGAAAGCTTCTTGATTTAATGAGAAGCTTGAATGGTAAGCAAGAAATTGTGAGGCCTGGAGCAACTCGTTTTGCTACGTCATTCCTTACTTTGGCAAGCATGTGGAAGCAAAGGCAAACCTTGAAAACTCTCTTTGTTAGCCCACAATGGTATGCAAACAGATTAAAGGACAGCGAAGGAGGGAAGGCGGCTGAAGCAACTGTGATCTCCGTGTCATTTTGGCAATCGGTGGAGCATTGCATGAGAGCTTCACAACCACTTCTTAGAGCTTTGAGGATCGCTGATGGTGATGAGACTCTGGCTATGGCAGAAATGTGGGCAGCCATGGATTTTGCAAAGACACACATAAAGGAAGCTTTGGCACATAAGCCAAACCTCCTAGGTCAAGTGGTAGCTATTGTTGATAAGAGGTGGGATAAACAGATGGAACAAAAGCTACATGGGGCTGCTTTGTTCTTGAACCCAAATAAATTCTTTGCCATTAAGGAGTCCAACAGAAGACAAGCTGCCCGTCTCCGTTCAATGTTCAATGATGTGCTATGGAAGATGGTGCCCGATGATGAGCAGCAAGCAACTATTAGTAGGGAAGCTGACGACTATGAGCTGGGGAGTGAATGTTTCTCGAAGCCATTGTCAATTAAAGACCGTGACAAAAAAAGCCCTCGTAAGTATAAATTTTATGGCAGCTTGTGTCTTCTTGTTCAGCTCAGTTACTCCACTAATTGCTGGTTATTGTGGCCTTCTCTTTAA